A window of the Salvelinus alpinus chromosome 25, SLU_Salpinus.1, whole genome shotgun sequence genome harbors these coding sequences:
- the rhd gene encoding rh blood group, D antigen: protein MAPQYAQSLRFRLLPLLFFLQTGFIVVFRYVEIEQNVQTKQHAFTNYYAEFQDVHVMVILGFGFLATFLVRYSFSGAGFTLLVAAMAVQWAVILNGVESMYHRGKIGINMRSLVVAEMCTASSLIAIGAVLGKTNPVHLLLIALLEISGFVLNGWLLQTFLKVQFLNTIMLLHIFGAFFGLMLSWVLYRQGSEQQHEKEKIDRKTGLFSVMGTLFLWMFWPSFNSVLVEVDHLDRGRNLRAVYSTYLALAVSAVTAAGFSVLTSPQGKLNLFHIQRCTFAGGVAIGVAMSAVHLPWVAMAIGFAAALISTLGSRYIKPLMLFAFECHDTCGVLSVHGLPGILGWMVQLLLQIADSDDLTTAVRFAVFHICTLLITLSLSMILGLITGFLLKCDFWRPPQNKKCFDDQAFWEFPHLAGKR, encoded by the exons ATGGCTCCCCAATACGCACAGAGTCTCCGCTTTCGTCTGCTGCCTCTGCTCTTTTTTCTGCAGACGGGATTCATCGTAGTATTTCGTTATGTTGAAATTGAACAAAATGTACAAACTAAACAACATGCATTCACCAACTATTACGCAG AATTTCAGGATGTTCATGTGATGGTGATTCTGGGTTTTGGCTTTCTGGCCACATTCCTGGTGCGGTACAGCTTCAGTGGAGCAGGATTTACCCTCCTAGTGGCAGCCATGGCTGTCCAGTGGGCAGTTATCCTGAACGGTGTTGAGTCTATGTATCACAGAGGAAAGATCGGGATAAATATGAGAAG CTTGGTTGTTGCAGAGATGTGCACAGCTTCCTCCCTCATTGCCATAGGTGCTGTCCTTGGGAAGACCAATCCTGTCCATCTCCTTCTTATTGCCCTGTTGGAGATATCTGGATTTGTGCTGAATGGCTGGCTACTCCAGACATTCCTAAAG GTGCAGTTTCTGAATACCATCATGCTGCTCCACATCTTTGGGGCCTTCTTTGGACTGATGTTATCATGGGTCCTGTACAGACAGGGATCCGAGCAACAGCATGAGAAAGAGAAAATTGACCGCAAGACCGGTCTGTTCTCTGTAATGG GGACTCTGTTCCTGTGGATGTTCTGGCCCAGTTTTAACTCTGTGCTGGTAGAGGTTGATCATCTTGACAGGGGGAGGAACCTGAGAGCTGTCTACAGCACCTACCTGGCCCTGGCAGTCAGTGCCGTCACAGCTGCTGGTTTCTCTGTCCTCACTAGTCCCCAAGGGAAACTCAACCTG TTTCATATTCAGAGATGTACTTTTGCTGGTGGTGTTGCTATTGGGGTTGCTATGTCAGCTGTTCATTTGCCGTGGGTAGCTATGGCGATTGGATTTGCTGCTGCACTGATATCAACCTTGGGATCCCGATACATTAAG CCCCTCATGCTGTTTGCGTTTGAGTGTCATGACACCTGCGGAGTCCTTAGTGTCCATGGTCTGCCTGGAATCCTGGGGTGGATGGTTCAACTTCTCCTACAGATTGCTGACTCTGATGATCTCACAAC GGCCGTCCGATTTGCTGTGTTCCACATTTGCACGCTCCTCATCACCCTGAGCCTGAGCATGATTCTGGGACTCATCACAG GTTTTCTTCTGAAATGTGATTTCTGGAGGCCACCCCAGAACAAGAAATGCTTTGATGACCAGGCCTTCTGGGAG TTTCCCCACCTAgcagggaaaaggtga